From Vidua macroura isolate BioBank_ID:100142 chromosome 5, ASM2450914v1, whole genome shotgun sequence, the proteins below share one genomic window:
- the WASL gene encoding actin nucleation-promoting factor WASL, with the protein MSGAPQQQPQRRVTNVGSLLLTPQENESLFGFLGKKCVTMSSAVVQIYAADRNAMWSKKCCGVACLVKDNPQRSYFIRIFDIKDGKLLWEQELYNNFVYNSPRGYFHTFAGDTCQVGLNFANEEEAKLFRKTVTELLGRRQRKSEKRRDPPNGPNLPMATVDIKNPEITTNRFYTPQVNNISYTKEKKKGKPKKRRLTKADIGTPSNFQHIGHVGWDPNTGFDVNNLDPELKNLFDLCGISEAQLKDKETSKVIYDFIEKTGGVEAVKNELRRQAPPPPPPCRGGPPPPPPPPPHSSGPPPPPARGRGAPPPPPSRAPTAAPPPPPPSRPGATVPPPPPNRMYPPPPPVHSSSAPSGPPPPPPPPASGSSVPPPPPPPPPPPGPPPPPGLPSEVDHQLPVPAGNKAALLDQIREGAQLKKVEQNSRPVSCSGRDALLDQIRQGIQLKSVSDGQESAPPTPAPTSGIVGALMEVMQKRSKAIHSSDEDEDEDDEEDFEDDDEWDD; encoded by the exons ACGATGTCTTCAGCAGTTGTTCAGATATACGCAGCAGATCGCAATGCCATGTGGTCAAAGAAGTGCTGTGGTGTAGCTTGCCTTGTAAAGGACAATCCACAGAGATCATATTTTATCAGAATATTTGACATAAAG gaTGGGAAATTAttgtgggagcaggagctgtacAATAACTTTGTATATAATAGTCCTAGAGGATATTTTCATACCTTTGCTGGAGAT acATGTCAAGTTGGTCTTAATTTTGCTAATGAAGAAGAAGCTAAACTATTCCGCAAAACAGTAACAGAATTACTTGGACGACGGCAGAGAAAATCTG aaaaaagaCGAGACCCACCAAATG GCCCAAATCTACCAATGGCAACTGTTGATAtcaaaaacccagaaattacAACTAACAGATTTTATACTCCACAAGTCAACAATATTTCATATaccaaagaaaagaagaaaggaaaacctaAAAAGAGAAGATTGACAAAGGCAGATATTGGAACTCCATCTAATTTCCA aCACATTGGACATGTTGGTTGGGATCCAAACACAGGTTTTGAT GTGAACAACTTAGACCCAGAACTGAAAAATCTATTTGATCTGTGTGGAATTTCAGAGGCTCAACTAAAAGACAAAGAAACTTCAAAGGTCATATATGATTTCATTGAAAAAACAGGAGGTGTGGAAGCTGTTAAAAATGAACTGCGCAGACAAG ctcCACCTCCACCACCACCGTGCAGAGGAGGACCCCCtccccctccacctcctcctccccataGCTCGggccctcctcctccccctgctAGGGGCCGAGGGGCACCACCTCCACCTCCTTCAAGggctcccacagcagcacctccaccCCCACCTCCATCTAGACCTGGTGCAACAGTGCCCCCACCTCCTCCCAACCGGATGTATCCTCCACCACCACCAGTGCATTCCTCATCTGCACCATCCGGCCCTCCTCCGCCCCCACCGCCACCAGCAAGTGGGTCATCTGTTCCTCCGccccctccacctcctccaccCCCTCCTGGTCCTCCTCCGCCGCCAGGCCTTCCTTCAGAGGTTGATCACCAGCTTCCGGTTCCTGCGGGAAACAAAGCAGCTCTCTTGGATCAAATCAGAGAAGGAGCTCAGTTAAAGAAGGTAGAACAGAACAGTCGACCAGTGTCCTGCTCAGGAAGAGATGCACTGCTAGACCAGATACGACAGGGTATACAGTTGAAATCT GTATCTGATGGTCAGGAGAGTGCACCACCTACACCTGCACCCACCTCAGGGATTGTGGGTGCTTTAATGGAAGTTATGCAGAAAAGGAGCAAAGCCATTCATTCTTCAG atgaagatgaggatgaagatgatgaagaagaCTTTGAGGATGATGACGAATGGGATGATTGA